AACTACATTATAACACTTGTTTTTTCATTTTTCAACATATAATACCAATAAATTTTAAAAAAAGTTTCAGAATTTTTTGTTCAAAAGGCTAAAAAGGCTTAAATTCTGAAAAGCGGACTGTAAAGACGCGACTTTAAAATGAGGTCTATATCCTCCGCCGTTTTGCCCTGCGCGTTTATCATAAGCACGCCGTTTTGACCTTGAAAAAGGCAGTTGTCCGCAGAAAGAATACCGTTGTTCCGACTGCCCGAAAAGATATATGCGTCGGCAAAAACATTGCTTTTTGCGTAAATTACCGTGTATCCTTTTTTCAAAAGCGCATTTTTAATGCCGTCAAGTCCTTTTTCCACAGCAACCGTCATAAAATCAACTCCTTGCTTTATTGTTTGCGGAATTTGATTTTATATACCAAATTGTGGAATTTAAAATTTATCAAAAATTTTACTGATTAAAATTTTCGTCAACCGAGAGATTGTCTTTTAAAATTGCGCCTGTCGCAAGGCGGTCGCACCGCTCGTTTTCGGGGTGGCCGGCATGGCCTTTAACCCACACAAATTCAACGATGTGATATTGTATCAGTTTGTAAAGCCGTTCAAACAAATCGACGTTTTTTGCCTTTTCGCTTTTTGTGCGCATCCAGTTGTTTTTGCGCCATTTTTCAAGCCAGCCGAGATTTACAGAGTCTATAAGATATTTTGAGTCGCTGTAAAGCGTAACGTCGCATTTTTCTTTGAGCGCCTCAAGACCTTTCACCGCGGCGAGAATTTCCATTCTGTTGTTTGTGGTTGAAACGAACCCCTCCGAAAGCTCTTTTTTTGCTCCGTTAAAGCATAAAATAACGCCGTAACCGCCCTTGCCGGGGTTTCCGCTGCACGCGCCGTCGGTGAAAATTTCAACCTTTTTTAAATTGCTCATAAAAGTGCCTCCGATATTTTCTTCGCAAATACGTCGGTAAGCGCAAGCGAGCGCGCCGCGATTTTCTCGTTTTTCTCACGTTTTTTGCGTATTCTTTCGCCGAGAGGGTCCATTATGCCGAAGTTTACGTTCATCGGCTGAAAATCAACAATTCCGCGGTTGCTGATGTAGTTTGCAAGCGCGCCGATTGCCGTTTCACGCGTGAAATCAAGCATTTCTTTGCCGTTTAAAAGCATCAGCATATTAAGCCCTGCGTTAAGTCCCGACGCGGCGGATTCGACATAACCCTCAACGCCCGTGAGCTGACCCGCAAAAAATATTTTTCCGCACTTTTGAGCCTGGTAATATTTGTTCAAAAGCTTGGGCGAATTTATATAAGTATTTCGGTGCATAACGCCGTAACGGAGAAATTCTGCATTTTCAAGGCCCGGAATAAGCGAAAACACACGTTTTTGCTCGCCGAATTTTAAATGCGTCTGAAATCCGACGATATTATACATAGTCGCACCGGTGTTGTCTTGGCGAAGCTGAACAACTGCGTAGGGCAGAGTTCCGTTTTTTGGATTTTCCAGTCCTACGGGTTTTAACGGCCCGAACAAAAGCGTCATTTCACCGCGCTTTGCCATCTGCTCAACCGGCATACAGCCCTCGAAAACAGAACCGTTTTCAAAGCCGTGGACCTCGGCGCATTCGGCGTTTATAAGCTCGGTGTAAAATTTAAAATACTCGTCTTTTGTCATAGGGCAGTTTATATAATCCGCGTCGCCCTTGCCGTAGCGTGCGGCTTTGTATGCCTTTGTCATATCTATGCTTTCGTATGAAACTATCGGCGCGGCGGCATCGTAAAAATGCAGATATTCGCCGCCGAAAAATTTCTGAATGTTTTCGTAAAGCGCACCGCTTGTGAGAGGTCCGCTTGCAACGATTGTATAGTCACCCGTGTCAAAATCGGTGATTTCCTCGTTCATCACCGTGATGTTGGGGCTGCTTTTTATTTTTTCGGTAACAAGACGTGAAAAACCGTCCCTGTCAACCGCAAGCGCACCGCCTGCCGGAACGCGCGTTTTGTCGGCACATTCCATAATGAGCGAACCCAAACGGCGCATTTCTTCCTTTAAAAGTCCGACCGCGTTTTCGATATTTCCCGCGCGCAGAGAATTACTGCACACAAGCTCGGCGAAATTTTCGCTCTTGTGCGCCGGCGAAAACTTTTTTGGTTTCATTTCGTATAAATTAACCTTGATATTGTTTTGCGCAAGCACATATGCCGCCTCACAGCCTGCAAGACCTGCGCCGATAACATTAACCGTCATATTGCATATCCTTTATTTTTCAGTGTCTTTTTTGGTCTTCTTTTTGCTCTCTTTTTCGTCACGGCATTTGGGACAGTATTTGCCTTTAAATCTGCCTGTGCGCTGATACATCTGCGAACCGCATACGGGACATTTTTCGTCCAGCGGTTTATCCCAGCTTGTAAAGGCACATTCGGGATAACCCTCACAGCCGTAGAACAATTTTCCGCTCTTTGTTTTTTTCTCCACAATCGCTTTTCCGCATTTGGGGCAAAGCGTGCCGGTTTTCTTCACAATCGCCTTTGCGTTACGGCATTCGGGGAAACCGGGACAAGCGAGAAATTTGCCGAAACGGCCGTGTTTGTAAACCATAAGACGACCGCATTTTTCACACACAACGTCCGAAACTTCGTCTTTTAATTCAATATTTCCGATTGCTTTTTCCGCGTCCTCAACGGTTTTTACAAACGGGGGATAGAAGTCTGCAATAACCGTGTGCCAGTCTATGTCGCCGTCGGCAACCATATCAAGCTGTTCCTCCATTGCCGCGGTAAATGTAACGTCCACAATTTTTGAAAAATATTCTTTCATAAGGTCGGTTACAATCATACCGAGTTCTGTTGCGACAAGCTGTTTTTTCTCTCTCAAAACATATCCGCGCGCAATGATTGTTGTAATTGTCGGCGAATATGTGGACGGTCTTCCGATTCCTTTTTCTTCAAGCGCTTTGATAAGACTTGCCTCGGTGTAGCGTGCCGGCGGCTGAGTGAATTTTTGTTCTTCTTTAAGTTCTTTAAGCTTTAATACATCACCGTTTTCAAGCTTGGGAAGCTTCTTTTCCGCCTCTTCTTTCTGGTCTGCGCCCTCGGTATAGAGAATTGTGAAACCGTCAAATTTAACGGTTGAGCCTGTTGCCTTGAATGTGTATGAATTTGCGTCAATCGTCGCGGAAACCGCGTCGTAAACAACGTTTGTCATCTGGCTTGACAAAAATCTTTCCCACACAAGCTTGTAAAGCTTAAACTGGTCGTTTGAAAGATTGTCTTTTATCTTAACGGGCGAAAGGTCGAGCGACGTGGGACGTATTGCTTCGTGCGCGTCCTGTGCTTCTTTTTTCGTCTTATAAAAACGAGGAGCGGGGGTGATGTACTCATCGCCGTATGCCGTCTTAATATATGCGCGCGCCTGCGCCTGAAATTCCGACGAAATACGCAGTGAGTCGGTTCTCATATAAGTTATAAGACCGACAGTGCCTCTGCCCGTGATGTTAATTCCCTCGTAAAGCTGTTGTGCCGCCTGCATTGTGCGCTTGGTGGTAAAGCCGAGTTTCCGCGCCGCCTCCTGCTGCATTGTGCTTGTGGTGAACGGTGGTGCAGGGGTGCGCTGTTTAACAGACTCTTTAACGTCGGAAACCACGTAGGACGCGCCGTCAAGCGCTTTTAAAACCTTGTTTGTGTCCTCTTCGGTTTTAAGCTCGCATTTTTTGCCGTTAATGCCGTAAAATTTCGCGGTAAGCGCTTTTTTGTCTTTTAAAAGGTGCGCGTCAAGCGTCCAGTATTCTTCGGGGATAAAATCCTTTATTTCGTTTTCTCTGTCGCATACAAGGCGCGTTGCAACCGACTGCACTCTGCCGGCGCTCAAGCCTTTTTTTACCTTTTTCCATAAAAGCGGGCTGATTTTGTAACCCACAATTCTGTCAAGAACACGTCTTGTCTGCTGGGCGTCCACAAGGTTAATGTCTATTTCACGCGGTTTTTTGATGGAATCGGTAACCGCGGTTTTTGTGATTTCGTTAAAAGTTATACGGCATTTTTCGCCTTCGTCAATGCCTAAAATCCGCGCAAGATGCCACGAAATGGCTTCTCCCTCGCGGTCGGGGTCGGTTGCGAGATAAACTTTCGATGACGATTTTGCCTCTTTTTTCAGCGAGTTTACAAGCTCCGCTTTTCCTCTTATTGTGATGTATTTCGGCTCATAATTATTTTCGGGGTCAATGCCGAGCTTGCTTTTGGGAAGGTCGATTAAATGCCCCATACTCGCCATAACCTTATAATCTTTGCCGAGATATTTTTTTATCGTTCCTGCTTTTGCAGGCGACTCCACTATGACCAGTTTTCCTTTTTTTACAGTTTTAGAACCGGTTGATTTTGCCATTTGGATTACAAACCTCCGTTAAATTTATATAAAGTCTGAAATTCTTCTATATTGCAAGCGTGTATAAATCGCCTGCCTGTGAAATGATTTTACCGTTTAATTCGAGTTCGAGCAAAGGTACACTCAAATCGGAAACGCTTATTCCCGTGAGTGCCGATATTTTGTCGATGTGCATAGGCTCGCCGTTTATAACCGAAAGAACCTTTTCGGATACCGACAGTTCCTTAACCACTGCGGTGCCGTTTTCTTCCGCGAAAGCTTGATTTTCTGCATTTTCGTCCGAATTAAAATCAGAGTCTGGCGCAAAACGCATTTTTGACTCTTTTTCTTCAAGATTAACAATCGCGCGTGCGATTTTCTCCTTAAATTCGTCTTTTGACGCGTAGTTGACAATAATATCATCGGCGTTTGTCGCAAGAAGCGCGCCGTCTTTTAAAAGCTGATTTGTGCCCTTTGAATTAAGACTGTTTATGTTGCCGGGAATTGCGTAAACCTCTCTGCCTGCTTCGTTTGCAAGCGACGCGGTGATAAGCGAACCGCTTTTGAAAGTTGCCTCAACCACAACAGTACCGCTGCAAATTCCGCTTATAATTCTGTTGCGCTCGGGAAAATGATGCTTCATAGGCTCGGAATTGGGCGGATATTCGGTCATAACCATACCCGTTTCCATTATTCTTTTCATAAGGTAAGCGTTTGATGCAGGGTAAACCCTGTTTATTCCGCAGCCGAGAACGGCAACCGTGGGCGCTTTTGCGTCCAGCGCACCGAGATGCGCTGCCGAATCTATACCGTCCGCCATACCGCTTACAACAAGTGCGCCGTTTTTAGCAAGGTCGTTTGCAAGAGAACGCGCAACGTTAAGTCCGTATTGCGTAGCCTTGCGCGAGCCTACAAGCGAAATACACAGATAGTCATTGAGATTTATAAAATTCCTGCCTCGGCAGTAGAGGACATACGGATAATCGGCGGTTTCCTTCAAAAGATACGGATATGCCTCGTTATCGGATGTTAAAATTCTTACATTATACTGCGCAAGCGTGTTTAAAAATTTGTCTATTCCGTCAACGCTTTTGTCGCAGAGTCTGCTTTTTTCTTCTGCGTTAAGAAACTTGAATTTGCCGTAATCGCTTTCCGATGCGTCATAAAGTGCGTCGATGTTTACGAAAACCTCGTCGAGCATAACCTTAATCTTTGCACGTCTTATTCCGCATTTAACAGTCAGCCAAAGCCATTTATCAACGTTCGTCATTTGCAGTCACTCCGAAATATGTGTTTGAAAATATTCACTATTTTATACAGTACAATAAAATTTATCATTTGTAAAGAGTTTTTTTAAAAAAGTTTTTTCCTTTATAATAAGCAAATATTAAAAAAACGGCGCAAAAATGTCAAAAACCGTCTTGTTTGCTGTGCATTATGCACAAAAATAAAATTATGATGATATAAAATTGTGCATATTTCACATAAAAATTATAAAATTTTGGTTATTATATTTTTTTAATTCAAAAGGAAATAACCAAAGTAAAATAGAAATATAATGATAAAGGCGAAAATGAAAATTTATGCCGAAAATATAAAATTATATAACAAGGAGGAAAGGTAAATGTTTGACTATGAAACCAAAAACTTAAGAAATGTTTGCTTGATTTCGCACGGCAACGCCGGTAAGACGTCGCTTTGCGAGGCCTTGCTCTATAAGGCTAAAGCGACGGACAGACTTGGCAAAGTGCTTGACGGAAACACAGTATCGGACTATGATGCAGAGGAAATTAAACGTAAAATTTCGATTAACACAACAATCGAGCCGCTTGAGTGGAAGGGCGTTAAAATTAACATTATCGACACGCCGGGATACTTTGATTTTGTAGGCGAACAAATCGAGGGCGTCGAGGCTGCGGACAACGCGGTTATTATGGTTAGCGGAAAATCGGGCGTCAGCGCAGGAACGGAACGTTCGTGGGATTTTGCCTCTTTTTTCAGCGAGTTTACAAGCTCCGCTTTTCCTCTTATTGTGATGTATTTCGGCTCATAATTATTTTCGGGGTCAATGCCGAGCTTGCTTTTGGGAAGGTCGATTAAATGCCCCATACTCGCCATAACCTTATAATCTTTGCCGAGATATTTTTTTATCGTTCCTGCTTTTGCAGGCGACTCCACTATGACCAGTTTTCCTTTTTTTACAGTTTTAGAACCGGTTGATTTTGCCATTTGGATTACAAACCTCCGTTAAATTTATATAAAGTCTGAAATTCTTCTATATTGCAAGCGTGTATAAATCGCCTGCCTGTGAAATGATTTTACCGTTTAATTCGAGTTCGAGCAAAGGTACACTCAAATCGGAAACGCTTATTCCCGTGAGTGCCGATATTTTGTCGATGTGCATAGGCTCGCCGTTTATAACCGAAAGAACCTTTTCGGATACCGACAGTTCCTTAACCACTGCGGTGCCGTTTTCTTCCGCGAAAGCTTGATTTTCTGCATTTTCGTCCGAATTAAAATCAGAGTCTGGCGCAAAACGCATTTTTGACTCTTTTTCTTCAAGATTAACAATCGCGCGTGCGATTTTCTCCTTAAATTCGTCTTTTGACGCGTAGTTGACAATAATATCATCGGCGTTTGTCGCAAGAAGCGCGCCGTCTTTTAAAAGCTGATTTGTGCCCTTTGAATTAAGACTGTTTATGTTGCCGGGAATTGCGTAAACCTCTCTGCCTGCTTCGTTTGCAAGCGACGCGGTGATAAGCGAACCGCTTTTGAAAGTTGCCTCAACCACAACAGTACCGCTGCAAATTCCGCTTATAATTCTGTTGCGCTCGGGAAAATGATGCTTCATAGGCTCGGAATTGGGCGGATATTCGGTCATAACCATACCCGTTTCCATTATTCTTTTCATAAGGTAAGCGTTTGA
The window above is part of the Qingrenia yutianensis genome. Proteins encoded here:
- a CDS encoding YkuS family protein; the encoded protein is MTVAVEKGLDGIKNALLKKGYTVIYAKSNVFADAYIFSGSRNNGILSADNCLFQGQNGVLMINAQGKTAEDIDLILKSRLYSPLFRI
- the rnhA gene encoding ribonuclease HI; the encoded protein is MSNLKKVEIFTDGACSGNPGKGGYGVILCFNGAKKELSEGFVSTTNNRMEILAAVKGLEALKEKCDVTLYSDSKYLIDSVNLGWLEKWRKNNWMRTKSEKAKNVDLFERLYKLIQYHIVEFVWVKGHAGHPENERCDRLATGAILKDNLSVDENFNQ
- the trmFO gene encoding methylenetetrahydrofolate--tRNA-(uracil(54)-C(5))-methyltransferase (FADH(2)-oxidizing) TrmFO, which gives rise to MTVNVIGAGLAGCEAAYVLAQNNIKVNLYEMKPKKFSPAHKSENFAELVCSNSLRAGNIENAVGLLKEEMRRLGSLIMECADKTRVPAGGALAVDRDGFSRLVTEKIKSSPNITVMNEEITDFDTGDYTIVASGPLTSGALYENIQKFFGGEYLHFYDAAAPIVSYESIDMTKAYKAARYGKGDADYINCPMTKDEYFKFYTELINAECAEVHGFENGSVFEGCMPVEQMAKRGEMTLLFGPLKPVGLENPKNGTLPYAVVQLRQDNTGATMYNIVGFQTHLKFGEQKRVFSLIPGLENAEFLRYGVMHRNTYINSPKLLNKYYQAQKCGKIFFAGQLTGVEGYVESAASGLNAGLNMLMLLNGKEMLDFTRETAIGALANYISNRGIVDFQPMNVNFGIMDPLGERIRKKREKNEKIAARSLALTDVFAKKISEALL
- the topA gene encoding type I DNA topoisomerase — protein: MAKSTGSKTVKKGKLVIVESPAKAGTIKKYLGKDYKVMASMGHLIDLPKSKLGIDPENNYEPKYITIRGKAELVNSLKKEAKSSSKVYLATDPDREGEAISWHLARILGIDEGEKCRITFNEITKTAVTDSIKKPREIDINLVDAQQTRRVLDRIVGYKISPLLWKKVKKGLSAGRVQSVATRLVCDRENEIKDFIPEEYWTLDAHLLKDKKALTAKFYGINGKKCELKTEEDTNKVLKALDGASYVVSDVKESVKQRTPAPPFTTSTMQQEAARKLGFTTKRTMQAAQQLYEGINITGRGTVGLITYMRTDSLRISSEFQAQARAYIKTAYGDEYITPAPRFYKTKKEAQDAHEAIRPTSLDLSPVKIKDNLSNDQFKLYKLVWERFLSSQMTNVVYDAVSATIDANSYTFKATGSTVKFDGFTILYTEGADQKEEAEKKLPKLENGDVLKLKELKEEQKFTQPPARYTEASLIKALEEKGIGRPSTYSPTITTIIARGYVLREKKQLVATELGMIVTDLMKEYFSKIVDVTFTAAMEEQLDMVADGDIDWHTVIADFYPPFVKTVEDAEKAIGNIELKDEVSDVVCEKCGRLMVYKHGRFGKFLACPGFPECRNAKAIVKKTGTLCPKCGKAIVEKKTKSGKLFYGCEGYPECAFTSWDKPLDEKCPVCGSQMYQRTGRFKGKYCPKCRDEKESKKKTKKDTEK
- the dprA gene encoding DNA-processing protein DprA, producing the protein MTNVDKWLWLTVKCGIRRAKIKVMLDEVFVNIDALYDASESDYGKFKFLNAEEKSRLCDKSVDGIDKFLNTLAQYNVRILTSDNEAYPYLLKETADYPYVLYCRGRNFINLNDYLCISLVGSRKATQYGLNVARSLANDLAKNGALVVSGMADGIDSAAHLGALDAKAPTVAVLGCGINRVYPASNAYLMKRIMETGMVMTEYPPNSEPMKHHFPERNRIISGICSGTVVVEATFKSGSLITASLANEAGREVYAIPGNINSLNSKGTNQLLKDGALLATNADDIIVNYASKDEFKEKIARAIVNLEEKESKMRFAPDSDFNSDENAENQAFAEENGTAVVKELSVSEKVLSVINGEPMHIDKISALTGISVSDLSVPLLELELNGKIISQAGDLYTLAI
- the dprA gene encoding DNA-processing protein DprA, producing the protein MTNVDKWLWLTVKCGIRRAKIKVMLDEVFVNIDALYDASESDYGKFKFLNAEEKSRLCDKSVDGIDKFLNTLAQYNVRILTSDNEAYPYLLKETADYPYVLYCRGRNFINLNDYLCISLVGSRKATQYGLNVARSLANDLAKNGALVVSGMADGIDSAAHLGALDAKAPTVAVLGCGINRVYPASNAYLMKRIMETGMVMTEYPPNSEPMKHHFPERNRIISGICSGTVVVEATFKSGSLITASLANEAGREVYAIPGNINSLNSKGTNQLLKDGALLATNADDIIVNYASKDEFKEKIARAIVNLEEKESKMRFAPDSDFNSDENAENQAFAEENGTAVVKELSVSEKVLSVINGEPMHIDKISALTGISVSDLSVPLLELELNGKIISQAGDLYTLAI